The Trichosurus vulpecula isolate mTriVul1 chromosome 3, mTriVul1.pri, whole genome shotgun sequence genome includes a window with the following:
- the LOC118842655 gene encoding vegetative cell wall protein gp1-like, producing MGPEGHRKGSRPPPTQSSSSKNQQPRGEKGISSAALLISTPPPHPQPSSAPPPCPQMLNTPSSSAPSSAASSTAPLTPLPTPLLTLHTVPSILLSTHSNFPQPPHFPRRSPGPRILLGAPAPPILLGALARAPALRLLRDPSPSPLPPQPRPEPGPLPPHGPAGRRMLKPRDLPGPAGGERGRGGARRRSPHPRAHCAAALEAPTWIELGNPIPPRTPRSRTPRSRTLHSVPFTRGLDARGGSLARPHA from the exons ATGGGCCCTGAGGGGCACCGGAAGGGGAGCAGACCACCCCCCACCCAGAGCAGCTCCAGTAAGAACCAACAACCACGTGGGGAGAAAGGCATCTCCTCAGCCGCCCTCCTCATcagcacccccccaccccacccccaaccttcctCAGCCCCCCCACCGTGCCCTCAGATGCTCAACACCCCCTCCTCCTCAGCCCCCTCCTCCGCAGCATCCTCCacagcacccctcaccccactcccaacGCCCCTCCTCACTCTCCACACCGTGCCTTCAATCCTCCTCAGCACCCACTCCAATTTTCCTCAGCCCCCGCACT TCCCCCGACGGTCCCCGGGCCCTCGGATCCTCCTGGGCGCCCCGGCCCCTCCGATCCTCCTGGGCGCCCTGGCCCGGGCCCCGGCTCTCCGTCTCCTCCGGGACCCCTCGCCTTCCCCGCTGCCTCCTCAGCCCCGGCCCGAGCCCGGCCCGTTACCTCCTCATGGCCCCGCCGGCCGCAGGATGCTCAAG CCACGTGACCTGCCGGGGCCGGCGGGGGGGGAGCGGGGGCGGGGCGGAGCGCGTCGTCGGTCCCCCCACCCCCGGGCGCACTGCGCCGCCGCTCTGGAAGCCCCAACCTGGATCGAGCTGGGGAACCCGATTCCTCCGCGGACGCCGCGCTCGCGGACGCCGCGCTCCCGGACGCTGCACAGTGTTCCCTTCACCCGGGGATTGGACGCTCGTGGGGGCTCCCTAGCCCGTCCGCACGCCTAA